The following nucleotide sequence is from bacterium.
CTGCGGCAAGACACCCTGGTGGTCTATACTTCGGACAACGGATTTTTTCTCGGCGAACACGGCTGGTTCGACAAACGCTTCATGTACGAAGAATCGCTGCGCACTCCGCTGGTCATGCGCTACCCGCGCGGGATCGCTCCCGGACGCGTGCGCGAAGAGATGGCGCTCAACATCGACCTGGCCCCCACCTTTCTCGACTATGCGGGAGTGGCCATCCCAGCGGAGATCCAGGGAGGGAGTTTGCGGCCTTTGCTGAGCGGACAGGCGCCGGCCCAGTGGCGGCAATCGTTTTA
It contains:
- a CDS encoding DUF4976 domain-containing protein yields the protein LRQDTLVVYTSDNGFFLGEHGWFDKRFMYEESLRTPLVMRYPRGIAPGRVREEMALNIDLAPTFLDYAGVAIPAEIQGGSLRPLLSGQAPAQWRQSFYYHYYEYPGAHMVKRHYGVRTLRWKLIHFYDDIDAWELYDLQKDPHEMHDLYSDPACAPIIAELQVELQRLARYYKDPHS